One Paraburkholderia phytofirmans OLGA172 genomic window carries:
- the ltrA gene encoding group II intron reverse transcriptase/maturase, whose amino-acid sequence MKVSGRKTGSALSHAPDSWYAVDWRRVERNVRGMQIRIAKATREGKWRRVKALQRMLTRTLSAKLYAVRRVTQNQGARTAGVDRELWDSPESRWEAIGRLKRRGYRPLPLRRVFIPKANGKERPLGIPTMRDRAMQALYLLALEPVSESTSDPNSYGFRLNRSTADAMSQIFLLTCRSVSSQWVLEADIKGCFDHINHEWLENNVPMDREILRKWLKAGLIYKGQLQATEAGTPQGGIISPTLANVTLNGLERELIAHLVAKFGVAKAKKLKVNVVRYADDFVITGDSQEVLKSEVRPWVEAFLAVRGLQLSEEKTRVTHIDHGFDFLGWNFRKYSGTLLIKPSKKNAQAFYRKVVETISGNKTVKQEDLIRLLNPMLRGWAQYHSPVVAKQAYTRMEYLVYQRLWRWSKRRHPNKNADWVRKKYFHTVGERNWVFGAPVVRDDGSKGLLELYQISGTTIRRHKKIKGDFTPFDPMWEQYGEQLRQERLWESMRYRKQWASLYMSQSGLCAHCGCPLTDETGWHDHHLEYRMHGGSDGLSNRVLLHPHCHQQVHVGNIAVAKPVLS is encoded by the coding sequence ATGAAAGTATCTGGTCGAAAGACTGGATCTGCGCTTTCCCACGCGCCGGACAGCTGGTACGCCGTAGATTGGCGTCGGGTTGAGCGGAACGTGAGAGGGATGCAGATTCGAATTGCGAAGGCGACGCGGGAAGGCAAATGGCGCAGGGTGAAAGCCCTGCAACGGATGCTGACCCGCACGTTGTCCGCGAAGTTGTATGCGGTACGACGTGTTACGCAGAACCAGGGTGCGCGAACGGCTGGAGTCGATCGCGAGCTATGGGATTCGCCTGAAAGCCGGTGGGAAGCCATCGGCAGGTTGAAGCGGCGCGGATACAGGCCTCTGCCATTACGGAGAGTCTTTATCCCCAAGGCCAATGGGAAGGAACGCCCGCTGGGCATTCCGACCATGCGGGACAGGGCGATGCAAGCTCTGTATCTGCTGGCATTGGAGCCAGTGTCGGAATCGACGAGCGACCCGAATTCGTATGGATTCAGGCTAAACCGCTCGACGGCTGACGCCATGTCCCAGATTTTTCTCCTCACGTGCCGCAGCGTTTCGTCGCAATGGGTACTGGAGGCGGATATCAAGGGCTGCTTTGACCACATCAACCATGAGTGGCTGGAAAACAATGTCCCGATGGACAGGGAAATTCTCCGCAAGTGGTTGAAGGCTGGCCTGATTTACAAGGGGCAGCTACAGGCGACTGAGGCCGGTACGCCGCAGGGAGGGATCATCTCCCCGACGTTGGCTAATGTGACGCTGAACGGGCTGGAACGGGAACTGATTGCGCACCTCGTTGCGAAATTTGGGGTCGCGAAGGCCAAGAAGCTGAAAGTGAATGTGGTGCGGTACGCGGATGACTTCGTGATTACCGGCGACTCGCAAGAGGTGCTGAAAAGCGAAGTCCGCCCTTGGGTGGAGGCATTCCTCGCAGTTCGAGGTCTGCAATTGTCCGAGGAGAAAACGCGGGTCACGCACATTGACCACGGCTTCGACTTCCTTGGGTGGAATTTCCGGAAGTATTCGGGAACGCTGCTCATCAAGCCAAGCAAGAAAAACGCGCAAGCGTTCTATCGCAAGGTGGTGGAAACGATCAGCGGTAACAAGACGGTGAAGCAGGAGGACCTGATCCGGCTGCTGAACCCGATGCTACGAGGCTGGGCGCAGTATCACAGTCCCGTGGTTGCCAAGCAGGCGTACACACGCATGGAGTATCTGGTCTATCAGAGGCTCTGGCGATGGTCGAAGCGGAGGCATCCAAACAAGAACGCCGACTGGGTGAGAAAGAAGTACTTTCACACTGTGGGTGAGCGGAATTGGGTGTTTGGCGCTCCCGTGGTACGGGACGATGGCAGCAAAGGGTTGCTGGAGTTGTACCAAATTAGCGGTACGACTATCAGGCGCCACAAGAAGATCAAGGGAGATTTCACCCCCTTTGATCCCATGTGGGAGCAATATGGCGAGCAGTTGCGGCAGGAGCGCCTGTGGGAATCAATGCGTTACCGCAAGCAATGGGCGAGCTTGTACATGTCGCAGAGCGGGCTTTGTGCGCACTGCGGCTGTCCCTTGACGGACGAAACGGGTTGGCACGATCATCATCTGGAATATCGGATGCATGGCGGGTCAGATGGTTTGTCTAACCGGGTTTTGCTTCACCCACACTGTCACCAGCAGGTACACGTTGGTAATATTGCAGTAGCTAAGCCGGTCTTATCGTAG
- the argF gene encoding ornithine carbamoyltransferase, translating into MTAKKIRHYLQFKDFSLEDYEYVLERARILKRKFKNYETYHPLHDRTLAMIFEKNSTRTRLSFEAGIFQLGGHAVFMSTRDTQLGRGEPIEDAAQVISRMVDIIMIRTFGQDILERFAENSRVPVINGLTNEYHPCQVLADIFTYFEHRGPIRGKTVAWVGDANNMLYTWIEAAQILGFKLRLSTPPGYTLDHAMVAAESAPFYQEFDDPNEACTGADLVTTDVWTSMGFEAENEARKKAFADWCVDADMMALANSDALFMHCLPAHRGEEVSAEVIDGPQSVVWDEAENRLHVQKALMEYLLLGKLNH; encoded by the coding sequence ATGACCGCCAAGAAAATTCGCCACTACCTGCAGTTCAAGGATTTCTCGCTGGAAGACTACGAGTACGTGCTGGAACGCGCGCGCATTCTGAAACGCAAATTCAAGAACTACGAGACCTACCACCCGCTGCACGACCGCACGCTGGCGATGATCTTCGAGAAAAACTCCACGCGCACGCGCCTGTCGTTCGAAGCCGGCATCTTCCAGCTGGGCGGCCACGCCGTCTTCATGAGCACGCGCGACACGCAGCTCGGCCGCGGCGAGCCGATCGAAGACGCAGCGCAAGTGATCTCGCGCATGGTCGACATCATCATGATCCGCACGTTCGGCCAGGACATCCTCGAGCGCTTCGCCGAGAATTCGCGCGTGCCGGTGATCAACGGGTTGACCAACGAATATCACCCTTGCCAGGTGTTGGCGGACATCTTCACGTACTTCGAGCATCGCGGTCCGATTCGCGGCAAGACGGTCGCGTGGGTCGGCGACGCGAACAACATGCTGTACACGTGGATCGAAGCCGCCCAGATTCTCGGTTTCAAGCTGCGCCTGTCCACACCGCCGGGCTACACGCTCGACCACGCCATGGTCGCTGCTGAAAGCGCACCGTTCTATCAGGAATTCGACGACCCGAACGAAGCCTGCACGGGCGCCGATCTGGTCACCACGGACGTATGGACCAGCATGGGCTTCGAGGCCGAAAACGAAGCCCGCAAGAAAGCCTTCGCGGACTGGTGCGTAGACGCCGATATGATGGCGCTCGCCAATTCTGATGCACTGTTCATGCACTGCCTGCCGGCCCACCGCGGCGAGGAAGTCAGCGCGGAAGTGATCGACGGCCCGCAAAGCGTTGTGTGGGACGAAGCGGAAAATCGGCTGCACGTGCAAAAGGCGTTAATGGAATATCTGCTGCTCGGCAAGCTCAATCACTGA
- a CDS encoding DUF3579 domain-containing protein codes for MAEAAPTEYFIQGITSTGKKFRPSDWSERLAGVMACFGPSPGGKGPNAYLQYSLYVRPTIIGGLKCVILDSRLRDIEPMAFDFVLNFAKDNDLLVTEACELPPEYATQQARSAR; via the coding sequence ATGGCCGAAGCAGCTCCAACCGAATATTTCATTCAAGGCATCACGTCGACCGGGAAAAAATTTCGGCCGAGTGATTGGTCGGAGCGGCTCGCAGGCGTAATGGCATGCTTCGGTCCCAGCCCGGGCGGCAAGGGACCGAACGCTTACCTGCAATACTCCTTGTACGTCCGGCCCACCATTATCGGTGGCCTCAAATGCGTGATTCTCGATTCGCGCTTGCGCGACATCGAGCCGATGGCCTTCGATTTCGTTCTCAACTTTGCGAAAGACAATGATCTCCTCGTGACTGAGGCGTGTGAGTTGCCTCCCGAGTACGCCACGCAGCAAGCCAGGAGCGCGCGCTAA
- a CDS encoding ISAs1 family transposase — MQEDVLSIEEAFGDLRDPRSRTPAHDPTEMLVVALCAVLSGADSWVAIQTWAEAKLEWLRRYLPLVNGIPSHDTFGRVFAALDAQQFEACFIRWTAHLCPALVDQVVAIDGKTVRGSHRGQERALHLVSAYGSGLGMALGQVRTADKSNEITAIPELLDALLLKGAIVTIDAMGCQQRIAGKIIEAQADYVLAVKDNQRALARLVRGVFDSLERCPELHAGTFDEYREIDKDHGRIETRRCVAQDISSRWPGKVDGRWPALRSVVMVEATREIAGVASTQRRYYISSLPADACRIAHAVRSHWRIENNMHWVLDMAFGEDQCRVRVENAAQNFAILRRITMNLLKRDTKTKVGLKIRRLKAGANDQYRASLLGL; from the coding sequence ATGCAGGAAGACGTGCTCAGTATCGAAGAGGCGTTTGGCGATTTGCGCGATCCGCGCAGCCGCACGCCGGCCCATGATCCGACTGAGATGCTGGTGGTGGCGCTGTGTGCAGTCCTGTCGGGCGCCGATAGCTGGGTGGCGATCCAGACGTGGGCCGAGGCGAAGCTGGAGTGGCTGCGACGCTACCTGCCGCTGGTCAACGGCATCCCGTCGCACGATACATTTGGGCGCGTATTTGCCGCGCTCGACGCGCAGCAGTTCGAAGCCTGCTTCATACGCTGGACTGCACATCTGTGCCCGGCACTGGTCGATCAGGTGGTGGCCATTGATGGCAAGACCGTGCGCGGCTCGCATCGTGGCCAGGAGCGCGCGCTTCACCTGGTGTCGGCCTACGGCAGTGGCCTGGGTATGGCGCTGGGACAGGTGCGCACGGCGGACAAAAGCAACGAGATCACGGCAATTCCGGAGTTGCTCGATGCGCTGCTGCTCAAGGGTGCGATCGTGACGATCGACGCGATGGGTTGCCAGCAACGCATTGCCGGGAAAATTATCGAGGCGCAGGCCGACTACGTGCTGGCGGTTAAGGACAACCAGCGGGCACTTGCGCGCCTGGTGCGTGGCGTCTTTGATTCATTGGAGCGCTGCCCAGAACTGCACGCGGGCACGTTTGACGAATACCGCGAGATCGACAAGGATCACGGCCGTATCGAGACACGGCGTTGCGTGGCCCAGGATATCTCCTCGCGCTGGCCCGGCAAGGTGGACGGGCGCTGGCCGGCACTGCGCTCGGTGGTCATGGTCGAGGCGACGCGCGAAATCGCCGGGGTCGCCTCGACGCAGCGCCGCTATTACATCAGTAGCCTGCCCGCTGACGCCTGCCGCATCGCTCATGCAGTACGTTCTCACTGGCGCATCGAAAACAACATGCACTGGGTGCTGGACATGGCCTTTGGCGAAGATCAATGCCGCGTGAGAGTTGAAAATGCAGCGCAGAACTTTGCGATCCTGCGTCGCATCACCATGAACCTGCTCAAGCGCGATACGAAAACCAAGGTCGGGCTGAAGATACGCCGCCTCAAGGCCGGTGCCAACGATCAATACCGAGCCAGCCTGCTGGGCCTATGA